A portion of the Vicingus serpentipes genome contains these proteins:
- a CDS encoding CAP domain-containing protein — MKHFLFILFSFIMFGLLAQQPSDNINLKKIKKDYLEGLINKKVNDIRVSKSLKPLKNDEILKLTAADQSDYILKSGKIAHDQPNKKKATPFDRVLFYEGMHSEVGENCMQTMLGAKVKVAGQSKRVTLKSYDNVAEAIVSAWIAAKESPEVIFNQNYYNVGTSISVDVKTKKIIATQVYGSEPFILPADEKAVKDDYKIQPYNREKCADLDKNFPYLPELMSDNIYFKNGEIYFYFHDLELFKAIMKSSNDAIALDVISRDQYKCETGNRYYPSKIHKGVLLPPISKGQLLSKNELKDEGEVEVSLGPIPAFVDTNNVEFTLLIIQANCLCQTIVYNSLGGENLRSLDLGFLVDTLSVSNQADSILNQLTFTVPFERNKSEYKNEDIKPFLDSISLNRYDLKKIEIVAYSSIEGSEKENKILQNKRANSILKAIKNYKIQDVETKITTQENWEGFYNSLKGSPYEEELLKLSKEEIKKIVNSDTLTYNLEPYLEDQRKAKIYLTVEKIFMDSALYNVLIPRFQKSIKTKDFAKARVYQSLLFNGVKKGKVNIEDVLKIKIPHIKENVVLNNNQIAFRWYYTKVENRDSLNKYLLRDIETQLIVDPSNTFLKYNKTLLKLLLWSEKYGRVSDPKYLLKDIKSLYNTDIESYKVHQLLLNFHIISADFYYETKKFKERDKALTEVKKILLQSQLNRDQVLKIVNYFTFQMRIDWAIELMKPWAERAKIDEDFLFTFLTVAIYNKELVTVEEYENFMLRAKDMNQKRFCELFGYPNMSFQMLNDLSVKKIYCNTCN, encoded by the coding sequence TTGAAACATTTTCTTTTCATATTATTTTCTTTTATAATGTTTGGTTTGTTAGCTCAACAGCCTTCAGATAATATTAATCTAAAGAAAATAAAAAAGGACTATCTAGAGGGATTAATCAATAAAAAAGTAAATGATATTAGGGTTTCTAAATCTTTAAAACCCTTAAAAAATGACGAAATTCTTAAATTAACAGCAGCTGACCAATCTGATTATATTTTAAAATCGGGGAAAATAGCTCATGACCAGCCAAATAAAAAGAAAGCTACACCTTTTGATAGAGTACTTTTTTATGAAGGTATGCATAGTGAAGTTGGTGAAAATTGTATGCAAACAATGCTTGGAGCAAAAGTTAAAGTTGCAGGACAAAGTAAGCGAGTAACTCTTAAATCTTATGATAATGTAGCTGAAGCAATTGTGTCTGCATGGATAGCTGCTAAAGAGAGCCCAGAGGTAATTTTTAATCAAAACTACTACAATGTAGGTACTTCAATAAGTGTAGATGTTAAAACTAAAAAAATAATTGCAACTCAAGTTTATGGTTCTGAACCTTTTATTTTGCCAGCAGATGAAAAAGCAGTAAAAGATGATTATAAAATTCAACCATACAACCGTGAAAAATGTGCTGATTTGGATAAAAATTTTCCTTATCTACCTGAGTTAATGTCTGATAATATATACTTTAAAAATGGTGAAATTTATTTTTATTTCCATGATTTAGAATTGTTTAAAGCAATTATGAAATCTTCTAATGATGCAATTGCCTTAGATGTAATTTCTCGTGACCAATATAAATGTGAAACTGGTAATCGATATTATCCATCTAAAATTCATAAAGGTGTTTTATTACCTCCAATATCTAAAGGACAATTATTAAGCAAAAATGAATTGAAAGATGAAGGGGAAGTTGAGGTTTCTCTAGGACCTATACCTGCATTTGTAGACACGAATAATGTTGAGTTTACACTTTTAATTATACAAGCTAATTGCCTTTGTCAAACAATTGTATATAATAGTTTAGGAGGTGAAAATTTACGTTCGCTTGATTTAGGGTTTTTAGTTGATACACTTTCTGTAAGTAATCAAGCAGACTCTATTCTTAATCAATTAACCTTTACCGTTCCTTTTGAACGAAATAAATCTGAATACAAAAATGAAGATATAAAGCCATTCCTAGATTCAATTAGTTTAAATCGTTATGATTTAAAAAAGATAGAAATTGTAGCTTATTCATCTATTGAAGGGAGTGAAAAAGAGAATAAGATTTTACAAAATAAACGAGCAAATAGTATCCTTAAAGCAATTAAAAATTATAAGATACAAGATGTAGAAACAAAAATTACAACTCAAGAAAATTGGGAAGGATTCTATAATTCCTTAAAAGGCTCACCTTACGAAGAAGAATTGTTGAAATTAAGTAAAGAAGAGATTAAAAAAATAGTAAACTCTGATACGCTGACTTATAATTTAGAGCCTTATTTAGAAGATCAACGTAAAGCTAAAATTTACCTCACAGTGGAAAAGATATTTATGGATTCGGCTTTGTATAACGTCTTAATTCCACGGTTTCAAAAATCTATAAAGACTAAAGATTTTGCTAAAGCAAGGGTTTATCAATCATTATTGTTTAATGGTGTTAAAAAAGGTAAAGTAAATATTGAAGATGTTCTTAAAATTAAAATTCCTCATATTAAAGAAAATGTTGTTTTAAACAATAATCAAATTGCCTTTAGATGGTATTACACTAAAGTAGAAAATAGGGATAGTTTAAATAAATACTTGTTAAGAGATATAGAAACTCAATTGATTGTTGATCCTTCTAATACTTTTTTGAAGTATAATAAAACACTTTTAAAATTATTGTTATGGTCAGAAAAGTATGGCAGAGTTTCAGACCCAAAATATTTATTAAAAGATATCAAATCACTTTACAATACTGATATAGAGTCTTATAAGGTTCATCAATTACTATTGAATTTCCATATTATTTCTGCTGACTTTTACTATGAAACCAAAAAATTTAAAGAAAGGGATAAAGCGCTAACAGAAGTAAAAAAGATATTATTACAGTCTCAATTAAATCGAGATCAAGTGCTTAAAATAGTTAATTATTTTACTTTCCAAATGAGAATTGATTGGGCCATAGAGTTAATGAAACCTTGGGCAGAACGTGCAAAAATTGATGAAGATTTTTTATTTACATTTTTAACGGTTGCTATTTATAATAAAGAGCTGGTTACGGTTGAGGAATACGAAAATTTTATGCTACGAGCTAAAGACATGAATCAAAAACGTTTTTGTGAATTGTTTGGCTACCCAAATATGAGTTTTCAGATGTTGAATGATTTATCTGTTAAAAAAATATATTGCAACACATGTAATTAA
- a CDS encoding uroporphyrinogen decarboxylase codes for MDYFSTTEIIGYLASLLVLVSFLMRNVNKLRILNTIGCMVFIVYGILLGWSIPIIITNAAIVLINGYYLLKRNKVIIE; via the coding sequence ATGGATTATTTTTCAACTACTGAAATAATAGGTTACTTAGCATCGTTACTAGTACTTGTTTCTTTTTTAATGCGAAATGTAAATAAGCTTAGAATATTAAACACGATAGGGTGTATGGTGTTTATAGTTTATGGAATTCTTTTAGGATGGTCAATTCCGATTATTATAACCAATGCAGCCATTGTTTTAATAAACGGATACTATTTACTTAAAAGAAATAAAGTTATTATTGAGTAA
- the lhgO gene encoding L-2-hydroxyglutarate oxidase, which produces MENNNNIYDITIVGGGIVGAATAYKLQIKYPNLKIILIEKEPHLAEHQTGNNSGVIHSGLYYKPGSAKAKTCVDGRKQLVKFAQEYNIKHEVCGKVVAAVDESETEFLNKIFENGIANNTEGIEKINADQLKEIEPYVKSIGGIWVPCTGIIDFRGTTEKFAELLLAKQSNSKVVLGEEVLDYVNKGEFTEVITSKNKYQTKYMIFCGGLQADRLAKKDGVKLKEKVVGFRGDYYDLTDQAKHKVKNLIYPVPNPAFPFLGVHFTRMVNGDIECGPNAVFTFKREGYGKTDFDLKDTIDALSYKGTWNLLLNNFGFAYNEYRRAFSKKLFLQTLQRLIPSLTMDDIKPGRAGVRAMLLNEQGDTKDDFRIEYKDKSIHVLNAPSPAATACMAIGDQIAEMAKTHFHLN; this is translated from the coding sequence TTGGAAAATAATAATAATATTTACGACATTACTATTGTTGGAGGAGGTATAGTAGGAGCCGCAACAGCTTATAAGCTTCAAATTAAATATCCTAATCTCAAAATAATCTTAATAGAGAAGGAGCCACATTTAGCTGAGCATCAGACTGGAAATAATTCTGGGGTAATTCATTCAGGGTTGTATTATAAACCTGGCTCAGCAAAAGCTAAAACATGTGTAGACGGACGTAAACAACTTGTAAAATTTGCACAAGAATATAATATTAAGCATGAAGTCTGTGGTAAAGTTGTAGCAGCTGTAGATGAATCTGAAACGGAATTTTTAAATAAAATATTTGAAAATGGTATAGCAAACAATACCGAAGGAATTGAAAAAATTAATGCTGATCAATTAAAAGAAATTGAGCCTTATGTGAAAAGTATTGGAGGAATTTGGGTTCCTTGTACAGGGATCATAGATTTTAGAGGTACTACAGAAAAATTTGCTGAATTATTATTAGCTAAACAATCAAATAGTAAAGTTGTTCTTGGCGAAGAAGTTTTAGACTATGTTAACAAAGGAGAATTTACAGAAGTAATTACTTCAAAAAATAAATATCAAACAAAATACATGATTTTTTGTGGTGGATTACAAGCTGATCGACTTGCCAAAAAAGATGGTGTAAAATTAAAGGAAAAAGTAGTTGGCTTTAGAGGCGATTATTATGATTTAACCGATCAAGCAAAGCATAAAGTAAAGAATTTGATTTATCCTGTTCCTAATCCAGCTTTTCCATTCTTAGGAGTTCATTTTACTAGAATGGTAAATGGAGATATTGAATGTGGGCCAAATGCTGTGTTTACTTTTAAAAGAGAGGGTTATGGTAAAACAGATTTTGATTTAAAAGATACAATAGATGCTTTATCTTACAAAGGTACTTGGAATCTTCTCTTAAATAATTTTGGATTTGCTTATAACGAATATAGAAGAGCTTTTTCTAAGAAGTTATTTTTACAAACCTTGCAACGCTTAATCCCTTCGCTTACAATGGATGATATTAAACCTGGAAGAGCTGGTGTTAGAGCAATGTTATTGAATGAACAAGGAGATACAAAAGATGATTTTAGAATTGAATACAAGGATAAAAGTATTCATGTTTTAAATGCACCATCACCTGCAGCAACAGCTTGTATGGCTATTGGAGATCAAATTGCTGAAATGGCAAAAACACATTTCCACTTAAATTAG
- a CDS encoding MFS transporter — translation MKFVKNDKKVINAWTFYDWANSVYPLVITSAIFPIFYENVVSEQVSFFGYNLVNTELYSYVVSLSFIIVALISPILSGIADYSGKKKAFLKFFCYLGASSCMSLYFFNADYIELSMVSVLLASVGFWGSLVFYNAYLPEIATPDLHDKISAKGFSRGYIGSSILLIICLVLIQVLDVNAKYSFVLTGLWWIGFSQITYARLPNNIYGHKPRGNILFKGYRELIVVWIQLKDNISLTRYLSAFFIYSMGVQTVMIMAIFFGTKEIAWDDEASKTTGLIISVLIIQFIAIPGAYLMAYLSGKIGNIKVIAINIFIWIGICIAAYSFVSQPIHFYFIAAVVGFVMGGIQSLSRSTYSKLLPKTEDHTSFFSFYDVSEKIAIVLGTFAYGFIEGLTGDMRQSILAIVLFFIVGFLMLLRIPKSKALN, via the coding sequence ATGAAATTCGTAAAAAACGATAAAAAAGTAATTAATGCTTGGACTTTTTACGATTGGGCTAACTCAGTATATCCATTAGTTATAACCTCTGCGATATTCCCAATTTTTTATGAGAATGTAGTTTCTGAACAGGTTAGTTTTTTTGGATATAACCTAGTTAATACCGAGTTGTATTCATATGTAGTTTCACTTTCATTTATAATTGTAGCATTAATTTCACCAATTTTATCAGGTATTGCTGATTATTCAGGGAAGAAAAAAGCCTTTTTGAAATTCTTTTGTTACTTGGGTGCTTCATCATGCATGAGTCTATATTTTTTCAATGCTGATTATATTGAATTAAGTATGGTTTCTGTTTTATTGGCTAGTGTTGGCTTTTGGGGGAGTTTAGTTTTTTATAATGCTTATTTACCTGAAATTGCAACCCCTGATTTACATGATAAGATTAGCGCTAAAGGATTTTCAAGAGGTTATATTGGGAGTTCTATCTTATTAATTATTTGTTTGGTTTTAATACAAGTATTAGATGTTAATGCTAAGTATTCATTTGTTTTAACTGGATTATGGTGGATAGGTTTTAGTCAGATAACCTATGCGAGATTACCTAATAACATATATGGTCATAAACCTAGAGGTAATATATTATTTAAGGGCTATCGAGAACTTATAGTAGTTTGGATACAATTGAAAGATAATATTAGTTTAACGAGATACTTATCGGCATTTTTCATTTACAGTATGGGGGTTCAAACTGTAATGATTATGGCTATATTTTTTGGTACAAAAGAAATTGCATGGGATGATGAAGCATCAAAAACAACAGGCCTCATTATAAGTGTTTTAATTATTCAATTTATTGCTATTCCTGGAGCTTATTTAATGGCTTATTTATCTGGTAAAATTGGAAACATAAAGGTAATAGCAATAAATATTTTTATTTGGATTGGTATCTGTATTGCTGCTTATAGTTTTGTATCTCAACCTATTCATTTTTATTTTATCGCAGCTGTAGTTGGTTTTGTCATGGGAGGTATTCAATCATTATCTCGTTCAACTTATTCTAAATTATTACCTAAAACTGAAGATCATACTTCTTTTTTTAGTTTTTACGATGTGTCTGAAAAAATTGCAATCGTTTTAGGAACTTTTGCATATGGATTTATTGAAGGTCTAACAGGAGATATGAGACAATCTATTTTAGCTATAGTATTGTTTTTTATTGTTGGTTTTTTAATGTTACTTAGAATTCCTAAAAGCAAAGCTTTAAACTAA